Proteins encoded together in one Fundulus heteroclitus isolate FHET01 unplaced genomic scaffold, MU-UCD_Fhet_4.1 scaffold_70, whole genome shotgun sequence window:
- the rnf208 gene encoding RING finger protein 208 produces the protein MSCLRRQPLAIPMDTVKIIQSEKFPRECPVPVTQPRYAPAPRVAWDGGGEGEIIVNQACSDLTLDIAPSPRPMVSPPAPLMRREHSFLAQRKTSANEICYHQFHYKMEDVIVNQYVLRSSSTSSSTSSSSSSGPVMPCEPLECPTCGHTYNFAGKRPRILSCLHSVCEECLQILYESCPKYKFISCPTCRRETVLFTDYGLAALAINTSILSRLPSDPNGPVQWGGDADRSCYQTVRQYCQSACTCQIANPLSSCGIM, from the coding sequence ATGTCCTGTCTCAGGCGTCAGCCACTGGCCATCCCCATGGACACTGTCAAGATCATCCAGTCGGAAAAGTTTCCCAGGGAATGTCCTGTTCCCGTCACCCAACCTCGCTATGCGCCAGCTCCACGGGTGGCATGGGATGGCGGCGGTGAGGGCGAGATCATCGTCAACCAGGCCTGCAGTGACCTGACACTGGACATAGCACCATCTCCCAGACCGATGGTTTCCCCTCCGGCCCCACTGATGCGCAGGGAACACAGTTTCCTGGCGCAGCGCAAAACCAGTGCCAATGAAATCTGCTACCACCAGTTCCACTACAAGATGGAAGACGTTATAGTCAACCAGTACGTGCTAcgctcctcctccacctcttcCTCCACGTCGTCGTCCTCCTCTTCGGGTCCTGTCATGCCTTGCGAGCCCCTGGAATGCCCCACCTGCGGTCACACATACAACTTCGCCGGGAAGCGTCCGCGGATTCTCTCCTGCCTGCACTCGGTGTGTGAGGAGTGCCTGCAAATCCTCTACGAGTCGTGTCCAAAGTACAAGTTCATCTCCTGCCCCACGTGTCGGCGTGAGACGGTGCTGTTCACTGACTATGGCCTCGCTGCTCTGGCCATCAACACCAGCATTCTGAGCCGCTTGCCCTCAGACCCCAACGGGCCCGTGCAGTGGGGCGGGGACGCTGACCGCAGCTGCTACCAGACTGTGCGTCAGTACTGCCAGTCAGCCTGCACCTGCCAGATCGCCAACCCGTTGTCGTCCTGTGGTATCATGTAG
- the LOC105935795 gene encoding putative uncharacterized protein DDB_G0271606 isoform X2, with protein sequence MPVMSADRRVPGVFAGNEPSPGLCYLEWVCQTMEQYAERQIQNQGSQMKTDALQEHEEQKNDSADAQESQPRLENAKKAKQITSEPQQKRSHPFRQRSASDLSSSKQHLKKLNFKLNSKRQQRSTNDLRQVEEEDSNPMESIQEESNRKSIIQRLKTGSLRRVESAVSDTKSQQMQSSEKITTRRRLSQLFRRSKKVSPD encoded by the exons ATGCCAGTCATGTCAGCAGACAGGAGA GTCCCTGGTGTTTTTGCGGGAAATGAACCCAGCCCTGGTCTCTGCTACTTGGAGTGGGTCTGCCAAACGATGGAGCAGTATGCCGAACGGCAGATACAAAACCAGGGATCGCAGATGAAGACAGATGCTCTCCAGGAACATGAAGAACAGAAG AATGACTCTGCAGATGCTCAGGAGAGCCAACCCAGGcttgaaaatgcaaaaaaagcaaagcaaattaCAAGTGAACCCCAGCAGAAAAGATCTCACCCTTTCCGACAGAGATCAGCCTCAGACTTATCTTCTTCAAAACAGCATTTAA AAAAATTGAActttaaattaaactcaaaacGACAGCAACGAAGTACCAATGATCTACGACAagtagaggaggaggacagcAACCCGATG GAATCCATACAGGAAGAATCAAACCGAAAAAGTATAATCCAGAGGTTAAAAACTGGGTCTTTGAGAAGAGTGGAGTCTGCTGTATCAGACACAAAGAG CCAACAGATGCAGTCTTCAGAGAAAATCACCACGCGCCGACGGCTGAGCCAACTGTTCAGGAGGTCAAAGAAAGTGTCGCCAGATTGA
- the LOC105935795 gene encoding uncharacterized protein LOC105935795 isoform X1 codes for MNLYRSFGNLMEAYVYEGRPHPESQWQWDNADGPHAPVANMGVNPRSDSVDSGVETASCETPNPIPVSFLPPHNTEMDLFLLQSDRRSPVSTPLPPVFSSSLPSSSSSSPNLPPCKVEEDPATLNLNREPDLQRNGSKRWKQVYDVLSQQPKTSSLPKQHTSELKRCIRSASFNLRRRFDPSVSAEQMSETERQPIPVGSVERISQVPGVFAGNEPSPGLCYLEWVCQTMEQYAERQIQNQGSQMKTDALQEHEEQKNDSADAQESQPRLENAKKAKQITSEPQQKRSHPFRQRSASDLSSSKQHLKKLNFKLNSKRQQRSTNDLRQVEEEDSNPMESIQEESNRKSIIQRLKTGSLRRVESAVSDTKSQQMQSSEKITTRRRLSQLFRRSKKVSPD; via the exons atgaatttatacaggagcTTTGGTAACCTTATGGAGGCTTATGTATATGAGGGGAGACCTCATCCGGAATCACAGTGGCAATGGGATAACGCTGATGGACCTCATGCACCTGTCGCCAACATGGGGGTAAACCCACGGTCAGACTCGGTGGACTCGGGAGTGGAGACGGCCAGCTGTGAAACACCCAATCCCATCCCAGTGAGTTTTTTGCCACcacacaacacagaaatggaTTTGTTCCTGCTACAAAGTGACAGACGCTCTCCAGTTTCGACACCTCTGCCACCCGTCTTCTCGTCGTCTTTGCCTTCTTCCTCGTCTTCCTCTCCGAACCTGCCTCCCTGCAAAGTTGAAGAGGACCCCGCGACCTTGAACCTAAATAGAGAACCAGATCTACAAAGGAACGGCTCTAAGAGGTGGAAGCAGGTCTACGATGTGCTCAGCCAGCAGCCTAAAACGTCTTCCCTGCCCAAACAACACACGTCTGAGttgaaaaggtgcataaggtcaGCAAGTTTTAATTTGAGGAGGAGGTTCGACCCATCCGTCTCCGCCGAGCAAATGTCGGAAACGGAGAGACAACCTATTCCAGTAGGTTCTGTCGAGCGGATTTCACAG GTCCCTGGTGTTTTTGCGGGAAATGAACCCAGCCCTGGTCTCTGCTACTTGGAGTGGGTCTGCCAAACGATGGAGCAGTATGCCGAACGGCAGATACAAAACCAGGGATCGCAGATGAAGACAGATGCTCTCCAGGAACATGAAGAACAGAAG AATGACTCTGCAGATGCTCAGGAGAGCCAACCCAGGcttgaaaatgcaaaaaaagcaaagcaaattaCAAGTGAACCCCAGCAGAAAAGATCTCACCCTTTCCGACAGAGATCAGCCTCAGACTTATCTTCTTCAAAACAGCATTTAA AAAAATTGAActttaaattaaactcaaaacGACAGCAACGAAGTACCAATGATCTACGACAagtagaggaggaggacagcAACCCGATG GAATCCATACAGGAAGAATCAAACCGAAAAAGTATAATCCAGAGGTTAAAAACTGGGTCTTTGAGAAGAGTGGAGTCTGCTGTATCAGACACAAAGAG CCAACAGATGCAGTCTTCAGAGAAAATCACCACGCGCCGACGGCTGAGCCAACTGTTCAGGAGGTCAAAGAAAGTGTCGCCAGATTGA
- the fam166b gene encoding LOW QUALITY PROTEIN: protein FAM166B (The sequence of the model RefSeq protein was modified relative to this genomic sequence to represent the inferred CDS: inserted 2 bases in 1 codon; substituted 3 bases at 3 genomic stop codons) yields MDKCVPERSNDLLISATSLLFVLLIRFTGHCTGLKFSFDKRYGKLTDELLSHAESDTSGLPASIPDDVLRKTIPGFTGSEGRPKPLLMANSEVFLYKPLKPFIPPGNPYXMEDDNPNKHFISGYTGHVLLYQSLFGKGFPASTNQALIEFGRQQRCLKSTQTETRXLXSYYXSHKGVVPGFVGRTPGLCLLGKARHEQSP; encoded by the exons ATGGATAAATGTGTCCCTGAACGCAGCAACGATCTGTTGATCTCTGCCACATCCCTG TTATTTGTGTTATTAATTAGGTTTACGGGGCATTGCACTGGGCTAAAGTTCAGCTTCGACAAGCGGTATGGAAAGCTCACTGATGAGCTACTGAGTCACGCAGAGTCTGATACATCTGGTCTGCCAGCAAGCATCCCTGACGATGTCTTAAGGAAGACAATACCAGGATTCACAGGTAGTGAAGGT AGACCCAAACCACTACTGATGGCAAACTCAGAGGTGTTTCTCTACAAGCCCTTGAAGCCTTTCATCCCGCCAGGAAATCCATACTAGATGGAGGACGATAACCCCAACAAGCACTTCATCTCAG GGTACACAGGACACGTGCTGTTGTACCAATCCTTGTTTGGCAAAGGATTTCCCGCCTCCACCAACCAGGCACTAATCGAGTTTGGGAGGCAGCAGAGGTGCCTGAAGTCAACACAGACAGAAACACGATAACT TTCATACTATTAGTCCCACAAAGGCGTGGTGCCGGGATTCGTGGGGCGTACACCAGGTCTGTGTCTGCTCGGGAAAGCCAGACATGAGCAAAGTCCATGA